A genomic window from Candidatus Andeanibacterium colombiense includes:
- a CDS encoding Na/Pi symporter, with protein sequence MSAIELLMNSLAGLGILFFGIKMVTRNLGALAGSRLRGAIVRVTREPLSAASAGTAVGFVSQSGRTTSFIMASFVHAGIIEARAALPVALWSNFGCTLVVIAAVFPIHLVALFVLALAGAAIAFERPKPLLKGASAVFGLALMLFGLRMMSQAAVALTDQGLFSDAVTFIHSSLPLAFLCGLVLTFIAQSHIAIMLITVTMARQGIFGIEETLMLVFGAHVGSSLITFFTGFNFHGQARQVVWAEVLYNCAAALLFLIAFGIDRASGGAGLAWLGSHSGVDPGMQAVAVVIAFNALTPLVLTILRGPYLALCIRLSPPLPAEELGHPRFLHNEVTDSPHVTLLLAEKEQLRLFERLPAYSAALKEGAIEGREAPSPEAYHEAFALVAGTIERAQAVLMTREMSGEDTEWLLGQQRRQEALRQLDEACFELWQAAHALEAELHPMRARIVAELDLLFDVADDAMKTSNPEDFRLIEEQTRDCGARMEAMRKDYLATHDHHSPEERGHVLALTSIYERAAWAIRRLSALLGSRPSLA encoded by the coding sequence ATGAGCGCGATCGAACTTTTGATGAATTCGCTCGCAGGGCTCGGAATCCTGTTCTTCGGAATCAAGATGGTCACGCGCAATCTCGGCGCGCTCGCGGGTTCGCGGCTGCGGGGGGCGATCGTGCGGGTGACGCGCGAGCCGCTTTCTGCCGCATCGGCGGGGACCGCGGTCGGCTTCGTGTCCCAGAGCGGACGCACCACCAGCTTCATCATGGCGAGCTTCGTCCATGCCGGGATCATCGAGGCGCGGGCGGCGCTGCCGGTGGCGCTGTGGTCGAACTTCGGCTGCACGCTGGTGGTGATCGCGGCGGTGTTCCCGATCCATCTGGTCGCGCTGTTCGTACTCGCGCTGGCGGGCGCGGCGATCGCGTTCGAGCGGCCCAAGCCGCTGCTCAAGGGCGCTTCGGCGGTGTTCGGCCTTGCCTTGATGCTGTTCGGCCTGCGGATGATGAGCCAGGCCGCGGTCGCGCTGACGGATCAGGGGCTGTTCTCCGACGCGGTAACCTTCATCCACTCTTCCCTGCCGCTGGCGTTCCTGTGCGGGCTGGTGCTGACCTTTATCGCCCAATCGCACATTGCGATCATGCTGATCACGGTGACGATGGCCAGGCAGGGGATATTCGGGATCGAGGAGACGCTGATGCTGGTGTTCGGCGCGCATGTCGGGTCGAGCCTGATCACCTTCTTCACCGGGTTCAATTTCCACGGCCAGGCGCGGCAGGTGGTATGGGCGGAAGTGCTGTACAATTGCGCGGCGGCGCTGCTGTTCCTGATCGCCTTCGGGATCGACCGGGCGAGCGGCGGCGCCGGCCTGGCCTGGCTGGGTTCGCATTCCGGAGTCGATCCAGGGATGCAGGCGGTCGCGGTGGTGATCGCGTTCAACGCGCTGACCCCGTTGGTGCTGACCATTCTGCGCGGGCCGTATCTGGCGCTCTGTATACGCCTTTCGCCGCCGCTCCCGGCCGAGGAGCTCGGCCATCCGCGCTTCCTCCACAATGAGGTGACCGACAGCCCGCATGTCACGCTGCTGCTGGCCGAGAAGGAGCAGTTGCGGCTGTTCGAACGCCTGCCCGCCTATAGCGCGGCGTTGAAGGAAGGCGCGATCGAGGGCCGGGAGGCTCCATCGCCGGAAGCGTATCACGAGGCCTTCGCGCTGGTCGCCGGGACGATCGAGCGTGCGCAGGCAGTGCTGATGACGCGCGAAATGTCGGGCGAGGATACCGAATGGCTGCTCGGCCAGCAGCGGCGGCAGGAAGCCCTGCGCCAGCTCGACGAAGCCTGCTTCGAGCTATGGCAGGCCGCCCATGCGCTCGAAGCCGAACTGCATCCGATGCGCGCGCGGATCGTTGCCGAGCTCGATCTGCTGTTCGATGTCGCCGACGATGCGATGAAGACCAGCAATCCCGAGGATTTCCGCCTGATCGAGGAACAGACCCGCGATTGCGGCGCGCGGATGGAAGCGATGCGCAAGGACTACCTCGCGACGCATGATCATCACAGCCCCGAGGAACGCGGCCATGTGCTCGCGCTGACCAGCATCTACGAACGCGCCGCCTGGGCGATCCGGCGGCTGTCAGCGTTGCTCGGAAGCCGGCCGTCGCTCGCCTGA
- the def gene encoding peptide deformylase, with protein MTIRTILEAPDPLLKTISAPVEKFDDELKTLVADMFETMYDAPGIGLAAVQIGVPLRVLVIDLQEEDEDAEPEECHSHGGETHYHKPVRREPRVFVNPEILDPSDDTSIYSEGCLSVPEIYADVERPAACRVRWHDLDGTVHEEDMTGMMATCIQHEMDHLEGVLFIDHLSRLKRQMALKKLDKLRKAA; from the coding sequence ATGACTATCCGCACGATCCTCGAAGCGCCCGATCCGCTGCTCAAGACCATCTCGGCTCCGGTCGAGAAGTTCGACGACGAATTGAAGACGCTCGTCGCCGACATGTTCGAGACGATGTACGACGCCCCCGGCATCGGCCTCGCCGCGGTCCAGATCGGCGTGCCGCTGCGCGTGCTGGTGATCGACCTCCAGGAGGAGGACGAGGACGCCGAGCCCGAGGAATGCCATTCGCACGGCGGCGAGACCCATTACCACAAGCCGGTCAGGCGCGAGCCGCGGGTGTTCGTGAACCCCGAGATCCTCGACCCGTCGGACGATACCTCGATCTACAGCGAAGGCTGCCTCTCGGTCCCCGAGATCTACGCCGATGTCGAACGCCCGGCCGCCTGCCGCGTCCGCTGGCACGATCTCGACGGCACGGTCCACGAGGAAGACATGACCGGGATGATGGCGACCTGCATCCAGCACGAGATGGATCATCTCGAAGGCGTGCTGTTCATCGACCACCTTAGCCGGCTGAAGCGGCAGATGGCGCTGAAGAAGCTGGATAAGTTGCGCAAGGCCGCCTGA
- the recR gene encoding recombination mediator RecR — MASQEIEALSAALSRLPGLGPRSARRAVLWLVKRRETSLVQLLEALTAVRETLVECSTCGNIDTRDPCGICSDPRRDARQLCVVEDVADLWALDRARLFTGKYHVLGGRLSALDGVRPEDLSIGKLLKRVEAGGIDEVVLAMNATLEGQTTAHYIAERLEGFPIRITQLAHGLPVGGELDYLDEGTLAQALRARRPVG, encoded by the coding sequence ATGGCATCGCAAGAGATCGAGGCGCTTTCCGCCGCGCTATCCCGCCTCCCCGGGCTGGGCCCGCGCTCGGCGCGGCGGGCGGTGCTGTGGCTGGTCAAGCGGCGCGAAACCTCGCTGGTGCAATTGCTCGAAGCGCTCACCGCAGTGCGCGAGACATTGGTGGAATGCTCGACCTGCGGCAATATCGATACCCGCGATCCTTGCGGCATCTGCAGCGATCCGCGCCGCGACGCACGCCAGCTGTGCGTGGTCGAGGATGTCGCGGATCTGTGGGCGCTCGACCGGGCGCGGCTGTTCACCGGCAAATACCATGTGCTCGGCGGCAGACTTTCGGCGCTCGACGGCGTGCGGCCCGAAGATCTCAGCATCGGGAAGCTGCTCAAACGGGTCGAGGCGGGCGGGATCGACGAGGTCGTGCTGGCGATGAACGCGACACTCGAAGGCCAGACCACCGCGCATTACATCGCCGAGCGGCTCGAAGGTTTCCCGATCCGCATCACCCAGCTCGCCCACGGCCTGCCGGTCGGCGGCGAGCTCGATTATCTCGACGAGGGCACGCTGGCGCAGGCTTTGCGCGCGCGGCGGCCGGTGGGATGA